In Glycine max cultivar Williams 82 chromosome 15, Glycine_max_v4.0, whole genome shotgun sequence, the DNA window GTTAAGATATATTTAATGTGGTTTGatattgatgaagaagaaagatagaCTTAGAAAAACAATGATGTCATATTCAATCTTATGAGTTAAGTTTCTAACcgataataaacacaaaataaaacacATCAGTCATTATTAGAATCCTTAGTTAGAGTTGATCATATGAAAAACTTCAACATTTTAAAGGAAAATACGTGGAACCAACTAATTTCAAACTAAAATCTACTCTAAATCAGATTCAGTAAACAAactaattcattttcatttgtgCCCCTCCTCCACTAAGTTTCTCACCTATCAAACATAAGTTAGTTTTTCTATCCTATGCATTAGGTGTTGTCAACACTTACGACAGGGGCACGTGGCAAAAGGTTAAAATTTGAGagattttttacttaaaaaacaaacttaTTACATCTAAAATGCAAAAATCATGAGCATTTGCAACTGTGTATCCTACACAATATTTAAGGAGTAAGAAGCGGTGCTTAATCTTGAAACAACGTTGAAAGGGTATCATAACCTTTTATGAGAGAGAATCGATCCTTAATTGAGTATTGGTTCTTAAATCATTTTGGTAGGccaacaagtattttttttttaaaaaaagtgacaaTTTTAAAGATGTGATAGTTATATTATATGTGGGATccatttaaaaattcaatgaaAGGTATTGGATGGGAGAGAATGAGTGCTTAaattaaaaagagtaaaaaaataagtgataaGTCCATTTAAGAACCTAAAGAGAGGTGTTAGATTGGAGATGGTGTTAACCTAGAAAAGTCGGTTTTATAATTATGGATCCCTTTACAAGTGGGGAGACTGAAAGATGAAGTGATGAACATAGTAATGTGATGGACATAAACATAAGATTGTAAAAGTAGTTGCTGATTGGTTGTCCACAACCTCTTTATACTGTTACTAAGAATCTGCAATTGATTGTACTTTGTTTCAAATGCTACACATACCAACTCCCAAGTTCCATTGCTTTCTTCCAAAGAAAATTTGTTCCATAGTTGTTGTAACACTTATTTCCACTATGCAACAAACGCGTAGGCAAAcgcattttctttttcaattctcaTCCGTACTTATTTGATAAACCAtgacttttatataatttagatGCCTATTTCCATCCATCGCATGAGAAATTCAAAAGTACCTCCAGAGTATCATTTGTTGCagataagatttaaatttatttgttaacttAATCCAACATGATAGATTTTTAATGAAGCGTGTGTGGTATGCAATGTTATCAATGACGGATGACGAAAGGCCAGAATTCTGCTATATAGACACACTATTGCAGCCTATGGCATCACCATAGTGGGcctcccttcacaaattgcctgtGGTGGTTGGGAAAAAATCACCACACCATTCCCCCATGGTGCCACCATTTAATGCCAAGAGTACGATAATATTTCTCCAAACTAATAGCAAAAATGCAGAGTTAGCTAGCAATCACATGATTTTACTTTTAGTTTCAACCTGATGACATTGTATAGGGATTGATAAGTAAAGCTGACTGACATTAACATATTGGGCAAGGACAAAGAGTTATTACATTAACAAAAATTCATGGTATTACATGGGGATATTATTACATCAATATGTTAATGTCGTCAACAGCAATAATGATACAGGGTAAAACTGATCGATGTTAGTATTTAGTGATAACTAGAACTGTAGTGACTTCATAACTTAACTAAGCCTAAGACATTTAGCAAATGTCTTGAATCATTCAGGGGACAGAGTGCTATAAGCAGCAATTGTCACTGTCACCCTGCTGAATGCAAATTAACTGGTTCCACATACTGAGATCTACGTCTTCTTTTGGCTTCGGGGGACTTCATGGCACTCACCTTTCCAAGCTTTACAGAAAACTTGCAATTTGTTGGTGGTGACACCCCAGTTGATCCATATCTAGAAGACGAGGGAGACTTTTCTCTTACAGTTTTGTTCTTGTCACCTTTTGTGGAGGGTTTTTTTGTTGGAGACTTTGCTCTCTTTTTTGGCAAACGAAGCTGTGCATTGTCGCCTTCCTTACTGCTTTGCTTAAGGAGCCTAACATGAAAGGGATCAACGGATGTGCAGCAGACAGACCCATCAACTCCATTTCTTTCTAAAGTTACATCTCCGTTGTTTacctgaaaaatgatagaacccaCATCATAGATTGAAATTATGATCCATGGTTAATCCAATTAATTGGACTCTTCAATGTCAAACATCATAATGAAGTAAAGGTTCAAGAAGTGCACTGGATATTGCTAACAAAGGAATTACCAGTTGAAGAAGGGAAGAGAAACTTCGGGCCACATCATGCTTTTCTTGACCCTTCACCAAATCAGAAAAGGATAGGACACCACTACTGCTTGCTTCAAGGGAAAGCAGGGAGAACTTGTCAAGAATTCTCTCACCATAGTCTTGGATATCAAATGGTGGATGTGATTCCTATGAGGCCAAAAAAGACCATtcaatttaaactaaaaatgagaCGAAAGACACCCAAAAGATGAACTCACCTGTTCTTCCAAGTTGTTCTCAATTCTTTGTTTCCATGTTGAAACCCTAGCAGCCATTTCAGTTTGCTTCTCAGTTTCAGCAATGCTTGCTAAGAGAGCATTCTATATGTGGAAAAATGGTAACCATTTTAGTATAAGATATACTAGGGCAAGGAAAACAGATACTGCAGCATTTATCATATAGGTCTACAACTCTGGACTGTAGTGTTCCTTCAAAACTATTGTGTGGAAACAATGGGATGATATATATACTATTGTGCTTTACAGGACTTAAATTTCTCTCAGGGTTTagtcaaataaattatgaattggGGTAGGGGGATTGATAGAAGCCTTTTCAACAGATTTTTggaaatgataaataactacTTTTATACCCAAAAAAGTCAAAGACAATAGCACTCCTACCAGGTGAGAGCGGCAAAGATCTTCCAAACTAGCCTGAGAAAGATCTACAGCTTCATCAGGGTTGATATGAGCATCATCAAATTCATGCTGTTAATTCATGTAGATATAATATAAGTTTCAAATTTGTCATTTAGAATAAGTATATAGTCATATTACTGGTCTCCTCTCCTAACCTCATTACTGAAAGGAGGTAGATCTTCTTCCATGTAAGCATTGTCTGGCGTATCAAAATCAGGATTTCCACCATCATATTCGTTGTCATCATTGTCAGCTTCAGAGTTAAAAAATGTGCCACCAGTTTTATTCCCCTCATTAACAAGAGATTGCCTCAGCTGCAATTTACATATCACATTTTGTATATAATCAAAATTCATATATTGGTAAATAGACAAACAGAGAAACCATGAAAAAGTACCTTCTCATATAATAGAGCTAGAGAATCCCTTTGTCGTTCATGGACATGATGTCGCATCTCCCACATTTCCATGAGCTCTGGACTGATAGGACCATGCAATTTTGCAAGCGGAAACAAGGTGTTCATAGAAACTGGTTGTCTCACATTGATGCTATTCTTTTTTAAAGTGTTCACTGCAGGtacagaaaaaagataaaagcagATAAATTACACAATTAAGGTAAGGCAAATTTGATTAAGAATTTAGGGAGGTTGGGGGGGACATTTTCTGAATGGCTTCACCCTCAAGTTGCCTGGTTCATGAGGATTTAAAGGTTTCCATGGATCATCATTATCTTCATCTGAATTGTCTGAATCTCTAGATGCATCACATCCATGATCCATATCAAATCCGTAATTGAAGTCATCAAGACCAGCAGAAGCAGGAGAACTGGGCCGGacattttcatcatcaaaaCCACAATTAAGTTTAGGGGTGCAGTTGTTAGCACCCTGATTCTTAGCAGCGGATAATCTACGAGCACTTCCACCAGTATGTCCTGGAGAATGAAAGCTTTTACGAGCTGAGGTTCCTCTATTAGCATCATTTTGAGTTGTGGCAGCTTTGCTGCCCTTCAAAAACTCATGAACTGCAACAGCATCAGATGtgtccaataaaataaaatcctgGTACAGGTCTGTGGTGGACAACTGCAACAAATCATCATATCATTAGTGAATAAAACTATACAAACATCACTATGCAAACAGCTGCAAGCAATTAAGGTACCAGAAAAGACTCCAATTCCCCTCCATCACCACCAGCATCCAAGCAGTCACCTTCAAGAACAACTAGATTTGCAGGAGGTTTTATAAAGTGTTCCAAATTCACTTCTTTGCCTGTTGTACCATCCAAGGAATTCTTTTCTTCAACTGcaacataacaaaaatatgacAGCCATTTGCAAATATATATACTGAAATGAAGCAACCCTTATTGTTTTGAACCACTTGATGAAAGACTGATAGGAGACACAGAATACAATGTGAGAGGAgggagaaacc includes these proteins:
- the LOC100786571 gene encoding condensin-2 complex subunit H2, whose translation is MTKGTSKPGGSGSGGFHAVHAERDLESNWEVDLAKKLEEYLLKICSGEIIGEEEGHSHVNFAEAALLLQGSIQVYSRKVEYLYTLVLRALEFLSQKRQQDHKDGPSVQPEESGPCAVTDEENDQFWGLDDIPVEEKNSLDGTTGKEVNLEHFIKPPANLVVLEGDCLDAGGDGGELESFLLSTTDLYQDFILLDTSDAVAVHEFLKGSKAATTQNDANRGTSARKSFHSPGHTGGSARRLSAAKNQGANNCTPKLNCGFDDENVRPSSPASAGLDDFNYGFDMDHGCDASRDSDNSDEDNDDPWKPLNPHEPGNLRVKPFRKLNTLKKNSINVRQPVSMNTLFPLAKLHGPISPELMEMWEMRHHVHERQRDSLALLYEKLRQSLVNEGNKTGGTFFNSEADNDDNEYDGGNPDFDTPDNAYMEEDLPPFSNEHEFDDAHINPDEAVDLSQASLEDLCRSHLNALLASIAETEKQTEMAARVSTWKQRIENNLEEQESHPPFDIQDYGERILDKFSLLSLEASSSGVLSFSDLVKGQEKHDVARSFSSLLQLVNNGDVTLERNGVDGSVCCTSVDPFHVRLLKQSSKEGDNAQLRLPKKRAKSPTKKPSTKGDKNKTVREKSPSSSRYGSTGVSPPTNCKFSVKLGKVSAMKSPEAKRRRRSQYVEPVNLHSAG